From the Maioricimonas rarisocia genome, one window contains:
- a CDS encoding tetratricopeptide repeat protein, with amino-acid sequence MSAASRRPGLPALLMLILLSVLPCLPALHGDFIWDDVSIYIVNNDLLRAPDGLYRFWLTNDPPDYYPLTYSTFWVEWQLVGNSPLLYHVDNILLHALTVAMVWLTLAELRMPGAWIAAAIFAVHPLNVESVAWISQRKSLLAAAFGFMATWQYLRQQRTPGRKSAAGMSLAFFLSLGAKPTLITLPVILAGYELLIRKASPRDAIVRTLPFWIMSLIFGLVGVLYQQKLIGGLDVRGQNLIERLLTMGWVLGFYVIKTVVPWKLTFVYPRWDVSAANPLHYLPNLGWIAIFVVCWMKRKSWGLAWLGGLGFYVLSLFPALGLIDVFYWRYSYVADHYVYQSLPAVIALLVWSLSRIDPAKLPLSQAKLVPPATAITCGILLVTSVRYASAFAGPEVIWRDTLAKNPHALLARNNLAAHLYSRGETHTAIEYFEQVIERDPTWFEAHRYLGHIYENRGDDRLSVEHFRQALEYAPGMSLDAGLTHVSLGGVLLRNGIVREGLQHLESGLKILEGLIRPGQPPTGELVRIYSGRYLLGVAAEQLGYDEEAESYFASARDFTKDDAAAHYELGTTMERVGQLGVAAEMLEQACTVKPENLQYRASLGGVLAQLGRHDEAIEHLQSVLDENSQLPDVHSNLGIALASRGEDEQAIRHFEAAVALAPNETRFVANLARAQAQSGQWHAAAANLREAHRQMPDMPAIARELSWLLATCPDRNVREPNESLRIGTELCRQTGWQVPILLDTLAAAYAANGDFEDAVRLTERALELTREQGPPDLADDLQRRLELYRSGRPYLQPAERRDG; translated from the coding sequence ATGTCTGCTGCTTCCCGTCGTCCCGGATTGCCTGCGCTGCTGATGCTCATCCTGCTGAGCGTCCTGCCGTGCCTGCCTGCGCTGCATGGGGATTTCATCTGGGACGACGTCTCGATCTATATCGTCAACAACGACCTGCTGCGGGCCCCCGACGGCCTGTACCGGTTCTGGCTGACGAACGATCCGCCTGACTACTACCCGCTGACCTATTCGACGTTCTGGGTCGAGTGGCAACTGGTCGGCAACTCTCCACTGCTTTACCACGTCGACAACATTCTGCTGCACGCGCTGACGGTCGCGATGGTCTGGCTGACGCTGGCCGAACTCCGCATGCCGGGCGCCTGGATCGCCGCCGCGATCTTCGCCGTCCACCCGCTCAACGTCGAATCGGTCGCATGGATCTCGCAGCGCAAGTCGCTGCTCGCTGCCGCATTCGGTTTCATGGCGACGTGGCAGTATCTGCGACAGCAGCGCACGCCCGGCAGGAAATCGGCAGCGGGCATGTCGCTGGCGTTCTTCCTTTCACTGGGTGCGAAGCCGACGCTGATCACGCTCCCGGTGATCCTCGCCGGATACGAACTGCTGATCCGCAAGGCGTCCCCAAGAGATGCCATCGTGCGCACGCTGCCATTCTGGATCATGTCGCTCATCTTCGGGCTCGTCGGCGTGCTTTACCAGCAAAAGCTGATCGGCGGACTCGACGTACGGGGCCAGAACCTGATCGAGCGCCTGCTGACAATGGGCTGGGTCCTTGGCTTCTATGTGATCAAAACGGTCGTTCCGTGGAAGCTGACGTTCGTCTACCCCCGCTGGGATGTCTCCGCCGCAAATCCTCTGCACTACCTGCCGAATCTCGGCTGGATTGCGATCTTTGTTGTCTGCTGGATGAAGCGGAAGTCGTGGGGGCTCGCCTGGCTGGGTGGACTGGGATTTTACGTCCTGAGCCTGTTCCCGGCACTCGGCCTGATCGACGTGTTCTACTGGCGATACTCCTACGTCGCCGATCACTACGTCTACCAGTCCCTGCCGGCCGTCATTGCCCTGCTCGTCTGGAGCCTCAGCCGGATTGATCCGGCGAAACTCCCGCTGTCGCAAGCGAAGCTTGTTCCCCCCGCAACGGCCATCACCTGTGGAATTCTGCTGGTCACCTCTGTTCGCTACGCAAGTGCGTTTGCCGGGCCGGAGGTCATCTGGCGAGACACACTCGCGAAGAATCCCCACGCCCTGCTGGCCCGGAACAACCTGGCAGCACACCTGTACTCCCGTGGTGAAACGCATACCGCGATCGAGTACTTCGAGCAGGTCATCGAACGGGATCCCACCTGGTTCGAGGCCCATCGTTATCTGGGCCACATCTACGAGAACCGTGGCGATGACCGCCTCTCTGTCGAGCACTTCCGGCAGGCTCTCGAATACGCCCCCGGGATGTCGCTCGACGCCGGCCTGACGCACGTCTCCCTCGGCGGCGTGCTGCTTCGAAACGGCATTGTACGCGAGGGACTGCAGCACCTCGAATCCGGCCTGAAGATTCTGGAGGGCCTGATCCGTCCCGGTCAGCCCCCCACGGGCGAACTGGTGCGGATCTATTCGGGCCGCTATCTGCTTGGTGTGGCGGCAGAGCAACTTGGATATGACGAAGAAGCCGAGTCGTACTTCGCGTCCGCACGCGATTTCACGAAGGACGACGCTGCGGCACATTACGAGCTCGGTACAACCATGGAACGGGTCGGGCAGCTCGGCGTTGCCGCAGAAATGCTCGAACAGGCCTGTACGGTCAAACCTGAGAACCTCCAGTATCGGGCTTCGCTCGGCGGGGTGCTGGCCCAGCTCGGTCGACACGATGAGGCCATCGAACACCTGCAGTCAGTCCTCGACGAGAACAGCCAGCTCCCGGATGTGCATTCAAACCTCGGCATCGCGCTTGCGAGTCGCGGCGAGGACGAGCAGGCGATCCGCCATTTCGAGGCTGCGGTCGCACTCGCACCGAATGAAACCCGCTTCGTGGCGAACCTGGCCCGCGCACAGGCACAATCGGGCCAGTGGCACGCCGCTGCTGCGAACCTTCGTGAAGCACATCGGCAGATGCCGGACATGCCCGCGATTGCCCGAGAACTCTCCTGGCTGCTCGCCACCTGCCCCGACCGGAACGTCCGGGAGCCGAACGAGTCGCTCCGCATCGGGACGGAACTGTGCCGGCAGACCGGCTGGCAGGTCCCGATTCTGCTCGACACGCTCGCAGCAGCCTATGCGGCGAACGGAGACTTTGAGGATGCCGTGCGGCTTACCGAGCGGGCCCTCGAGCTCACCCGCGAACAGGGACCTCCCGACCTGGCAGACGACCTGCAGAGGCGACTGGAGCTGTACCGCAGCGGTCGACCGTACCTGCAACCCGCAGAGCGGCGGGACGGATGA
- a CDS encoding NAD-dependent epimerase/dehydratase family protein, whose translation MKILITGSAGFLGTYLVREFLEAGYEVVGLDNFSKYGELHQPFGDHPHYRFVCGDAKDTRLVRELLSGCDHFVAGAAMIGGIAYFHRLAFDLLAENERISAAAFEAAIDAHQNDRLQKITIISSSMVFENTTEYPTPEGAERRSPPPSSTYGFQKLATEYFAQGAHQQYGLPYTIVRPFNCVGIGERKAVRDEAVYSGDIRLALSHVVPDLVQKIIKGQDPLHILGNGQQVRHYTYGGDLARGVRCCVEHPDARNNDFNVSTAVATSVLELAETIWHRVKGSDTPLRYVCDDPFPHDVQRRSPATEKAKEVLGFEATTTLDEILDEVIPWIREQVELGTI comes from the coding sequence ATGAAGATACTGATTACCGGCTCGGCCGGATTCCTTGGCACCTATCTTGTCAGAGAGTTTCTGGAAGCAGGCTACGAGGTCGTCGGTCTCGACAACTTCTCCAAGTATGGGGAACTGCATCAGCCGTTCGGCGACCATCCGCATTACCGGTTCGTCTGCGGCGATGCCAAGGACACACGGCTGGTTCGAGAACTGCTCAGCGGCTGTGACCACTTCGTCGCCGGTGCCGCGATGATCGGCGGTATCGCGTACTTCCACCGTCTCGCCTTCGATCTGCTGGCCGAAAACGAGAGAATCTCTGCGGCAGCCTTCGAAGCGGCCATCGACGCCCATCAGAACGATCGTCTGCAGAAGATTACGATCATTTCGTCCTCGATGGTCTTCGAGAATACGACCGAGTATCCCACACCCGAAGGGGCCGAACGCCGCTCCCCTCCCCCCAGCTCGACCTACGGCTTCCAGAAGCTCGCAACCGAGTACTTCGCCCAGGGAGCCCACCAGCAGTACGGGCTGCCCTACACGATCGTCCGCCCTTTCAACTGTGTCGGAATCGGCGAACGCAAGGCCGTCCGGGACGAAGCCGTCTACTCGGGAGACATCAGACTGGCTCTCAGCCATGTCGTCCCCGACCTCGTGCAGAAGATCATCAAGGGGCAGGATCCGCTGCATATTCTCGGCAACGGTCAGCAGGTCCGGCACTACACGTACGGTGGCGATCTGGCCCGGGGCGTTCGCTGCTGCGTCGAACATCCCGACGCACGCAACAATGACTTCAACGTTTCGACCGCGGTCGCGACGTCGGTTCTCGAGCTCGCCGAGACGATCTGGCACCGCGTCAAAGGAAGCGATACGCCGCTCCGCTACGTCTGCGACGATCCGTTTCCGCACGACGTGCAGCGTCGCTCACCGGCCACCGAAAAGGCGAAGGAGGTCCTCGGATTCGAGGCAACGACGACTCTCGACGAGATCCTGGACGAAGTGATCCCCTGGATTCGCGAGCAGGTTGAGCTGGGAACGATCTGA
- a CDS encoding glycosyltransferase has product MNRTLQLIVPVYNEHKNFPRLVEQIEQQLTPPLRMLVVYDFDEDTTVPVARDLAATRPWLKLVRNDLGRGPANAIRAGFAAADPGPALVVMADLSDDLAVVPAMLERYAAGSRVVCASRYVKGGRQIGGPLLKRMLSRTAGLSLHWLAGFPVHDATNNFRLYDVDLVRDLGIDSEHGFEIALELTAKAFRRGVVITEVPTIWRDRDAGESRFRLLKWLPHYLRWYWYALRGPRQAQLPE; this is encoded by the coding sequence ATGAACAGAACGCTGCAGCTCATCGTGCCGGTCTACAACGAGCACAAGAACTTCCCCCGCCTCGTCGAACAGATCGAGCAGCAACTGACTCCGCCGCTGCGGATGCTGGTCGTCTACGACTTCGACGAAGACACGACCGTGCCCGTCGCCCGCGACCTGGCGGCCACGCGTCCCTGGCTCAAACTGGTCCGAAACGATCTGGGACGCGGTCCCGCCAACGCCATCCGCGCCGGCTTCGCCGCAGCTGACCCCGGGCCGGCTCTGGTCGTGATGGCGGATCTCTCCGACGACCTGGCGGTCGTTCCCGCCATGCTCGAACGCTACGCCGCCGGCAGCCGCGTTGTCTGTGCCTCCCGCTACGTGAAAGGGGGCCGTCAGATCGGAGGACCACTGCTCAAACGGATGCTCAGCCGGACCGCGGGACTGTCGCTGCACTGGCTGGCTGGCTTTCCCGTGCACGATGCGACGAACAACTTCCGGCTGTATGACGTCGACCTGGTCCGCGACCTGGGAATCGACAGCGAGCACGGCTTCGAAATCGCGCTGGAACTGACCGCCAAGGCCTTTCGCCGCGGCGTCGTCATCACGGAGGTCCCCACCATCTGGAGGGACCGCGACGCGGGAGAATCCCGGTTCCGGCTCCTCAAATGGCTGCCGCATTACCTCCGCTGGTACTGGTACGCGCTGCGAGGGCCGCGGCAGGCCCAGCTTCCCGAGTGA
- a CDS encoding MFS transporter → MSEASTNAPAESGSGGEDYVLFWACFIALIATAFGFIIRALIMDDWGQEFGLTETQKGEIFGVGLWPFAISIVLFSLIVDKIGYGRAMVFAFIAHVVSAVVTILTPTVAAGDSNTAYWMLYTGNFIVALGNGTVEAVINPVVATMFFRQKTKWLNILHAGWPGGLVLGGLLTLGMGDMDWQYKVGLIFIPVVAYGVMMLSCKFPVSERVAAGVSYKAMLQEVGALGCLVVTALIVFEVTRVLTGMDLIFSESAMLMAGADDQTQLMVKVGITLAITIIYGLIAQSLGRPMFVFLLLIMIPLATTELGTDSWISELMEPEMARLGLSGGWVLVYTSAIMMILRFFAGPIVHKLSPLGLLAVSAVVAAGGLVFLSKSTGVTILAAATLYGFGKTFFWPTMLGVVAEQFPKGGALTLNTIGGVGMLGVGVVGTALLGNIQDKTVDDQLAKADPALHEQVVAEPERSVFGTYQPLNSEKVDALPEEEQETITGIRDGAKKSALMTVAIFPVLMFICYLILIAYFRSKGGYEARVLTEHDAEDAEFTGGVEGPMEA, encoded by the coding sequence ATGAGCGAAGCGAGCACGAACGCTCCAGCGGAATCCGGTTCGGGCGGCGAAGATTATGTGCTGTTCTGGGCCTGCTTTATTGCCCTCATTGCCACGGCATTCGGATTCATCATCCGTGCCCTGATCATGGATGACTGGGGGCAGGAGTTCGGACTGACTGAAACGCAGAAGGGTGAGATCTTCGGCGTGGGACTGTGGCCCTTCGCCATCAGCATCGTGCTGTTCAGCCTCATCGTCGACAAGATCGGCTACGGCCGGGCGATGGTCTTCGCGTTCATTGCTCACGTCGTCTCGGCCGTGGTGACGATCCTCACGCCGACGGTCGCTGCGGGAGATTCGAACACCGCGTACTGGATGCTGTACACCGGCAACTTCATCGTGGCCCTGGGGAACGGGACCGTTGAAGCGGTCATCAACCCGGTCGTGGCGACGATGTTCTTCCGCCAGAAGACGAAATGGCTGAACATTCTGCACGCCGGCTGGCCGGGAGGTCTCGTGCTGGGCGGACTGCTGACGCTCGGCATGGGGGACATGGACTGGCAGTACAAGGTCGGCCTGATCTTCATCCCCGTCGTCGCGTACGGCGTGATGATGCTCTCCTGCAAGTTCCCGGTGAGCGAACGTGTCGCTGCCGGTGTCTCCTATAAGGCGATGCTGCAGGAAGTGGGGGCGCTCGGCTGTCTGGTCGTGACGGCACTGATCGTGTTCGAAGTGACCCGCGTGCTGACCGGCATGGACCTGATCTTCTCGGAATCGGCCATGCTGATGGCCGGAGCGGACGACCAGACCCAGCTGATGGTGAAGGTCGGCATCACCCTCGCGATCACGATCATCTACGGCCTGATTGCCCAGTCGCTGGGGCGTCCGATGTTTGTCTTCCTGCTGCTCATTATGATCCCGCTGGCGACGACCGAACTCGGAACCGACAGCTGGATCAGCGAATTGATGGAGCCGGAAATGGCCCGTCTGGGGCTCTCCGGCGGATGGGTGCTCGTGTACACCTCGGCGATCATGATGATTCTGCGGTTCTTCGCCGGTCCGATCGTCCACAAGCTGTCGCCACTCGGGCTGCTCGCCGTCAGTGCCGTCGTGGCTGCCGGGGGACTCGTGTTCCTCTCCAAGTCGACCGGCGTGACGATTCTTGCCGCTGCAACGCTCTATGGGTTCGGCAAGACGTTCTTCTGGCCGACGATGCTGGGCGTCGTGGCCGAGCAGTTCCCCAAGGGGGGAGCTCTGACACTGAATACGATCGGTGGAGTGGGCATGCTGGGCGTGGGCGTCGTCGGGACGGCCCTGCTGGGGAACATTCAGGACAAGACCGTCGACGATCAGCTGGCCAAAGCCGACCCTGCCCTGCATGAACAGGTCGTGGCCGAGCCGGAGCGGAGCGTGTTTGGTACGTATCAGCCGCTGAACTCCGAGAAGGTCGATGCCCTTCCCGAAGAAGAACAGGAAACGATCACGGGCATCCGTGATGGGGCGAAGAAGAGCGCCCTGATGACCGTGGCCATCTTCCCGGTGCTGATGTTCATCTGCTACCTGATCCTGATCGCGTACTTCCGCAGCAAGGGTGGCTACGAAGCCCGTGTGCTGACCGAGCACGATGCCGAGGACGCAGAGTTTACCGGTGGCGTCGAAGGGCCTATGGAAGCCTGA
- the tilS gene encoding tRNA lysidine(34) synthetase TilS, protein MIARLQTALDDLSIAGGTIVVGVSGGVDSVALLCGLAQLAASQHLKPVAAHLDHGLRGSRSAEDAAWVARLAERLQIPVVTDHVDVASRAAAAGKGIEETARTVRYEFLQAVATDHIARWIAVAHSADDQSETILHHIVRGTGLSGLRGMPAERTLPCGVVLVRPLLGMTRAELETYLAEIGQDYRVDDSNDDPQFTRNRLRHSVLPVLRRECNPQVDEALRRLGAQASELQSAMQTLAERCLDAAVRDLQPQVARLDWIVLADQPRHLVREVFLQLWTRQRWPRQRMGFEHWDRLADLVLDADSIAVTLPGRCDARRRGGLVVIEHPEGVAREAGQAD, encoded by the coding sequence ATGATCGCCCGTCTCCAAACCGCTCTGGACGATCTGAGCATCGCAGGCGGCACCATCGTCGTGGGTGTCTCCGGTGGAGTGGACAGCGTCGCGCTGTTATGCGGACTGGCTCAGCTCGCCGCCTCGCAACATCTGAAGCCCGTTGCGGCTCACCTCGATCATGGGCTGCGGGGCTCCCGCTCGGCCGAGGACGCGGCGTGGGTTGCCCGACTTGCCGAGCGTCTGCAGATCCCGGTCGTGACTGACCACGTCGATGTCGCAAGCCGGGCGGCCGCAGCCGGAAAGGGGATCGAGGAAACGGCGCGGACGGTTCGCTACGAGTTTCTGCAGGCGGTGGCGACCGATCACATCGCCCGCTGGATTGCCGTCGCTCATTCCGCGGATGATCAGTCCGAGACGATCCTGCATCACATTGTGCGGGGGACCGGTCTGAGCGGGCTGCGGGGCATGCCGGCCGAACGGACGCTCCCGTGTGGAGTGGTGCTCGTCCGTCCACTGCTGGGCATGACGCGGGCAGAGCTGGAAACCTATCTGGCAGAGATCGGGCAGGACTACCGCGTGGACGACTCGAACGATGACCCGCAGTTCACCCGCAACCGGCTTCGGCACTCCGTCCTGCCGGTGCTCCGCCGGGAATGCAATCCGCAGGTCGATGAGGCCCTGCGACGACTCGGGGCCCAGGCGAGCGAGCTGCAGTCCGCAATGCAGACTCTCGCCGAGCGTTGTCTCGACGCCGCCGTTCGGGACCTGCAGCCTCAGGTCGCGCGGCTCGACTGGATCGTTCTGGCAGATCAGCCGCGGCACCTGGTCCGGGAGGTCTTCCTGCAGCTCTGGACTCGCCAGAGGTGGCCGCGTCAGCGAATGGGCTTTGAACACTGGGACCGTCTGGCAGACCTGGTTCTGGATGCGGACTCAATCGCTGTCACGCTGCCCGGGCGATGCGACGCACGGCGGCGCGGGGGCCTGGTGGTCATTGAGCATCCGGAAGGGGTGGCGCGGGAGGCCGGACAGGCGGACTGA
- the rny gene encoding ribonuclease Y has translation MQQYVAAAIGAAVGAVIGYFIERVRLGSAYQSREQILKDAETESENLKRARELEAKEELLARREKLEGELNVSREKLRQEERALDKRESTLEDRQGDLEKRERMLETTQKRLAERSRVVETQERELEKLIKQEQEELYKISGLDKEHATERLLTRLEHELKSETGSLILKYEQELKTNSEKLSREIIGMAVQRYASAHTSETTVSTVDIPSDEMKGRIIGREGRNIRAFEKETGVDVIVDDTPGVVVVSAFDTVRREIAKIALQKLIQDGRIHPSRIEEIVRETQSEMDEHINHLGREAADEAGITNLHEKLVYLMGRLHFRTSYSQNVLRHSIEVCHLTGLLAEQLGLDGTLARRCGFLHDIGKAADHEMEGGHPAIGAELLKRYGEGPEVVHAAAGHHDDIRPEFIYTVLTASADACSASRPGARRETLEKYVKRLEELEAIACGFPGVNQVYAVQAGREVRVIVDPKDINDREAAKMARDIAETIEEQMTYPGEVRVVVMRETRAMGVAK, from the coding sequence ATGCAGCAGTACGTAGCGGCTGCGATTGGAGCCGCCGTCGGGGCGGTGATCGGCTACTTCATCGAACGGGTTCGACTGGGCAGCGCTTATCAGTCCCGCGAGCAGATCCTCAAAGACGCCGAAACGGAATCCGAGAACCTCAAGCGGGCCCGCGAGCTTGAAGCGAAGGAAGAACTCCTCGCTCGCCGTGAAAAGCTCGAAGGCGAACTGAACGTCTCCCGCGAGAAGCTCCGCCAGGAAGAACGGGCCCTCGACAAGCGCGAGAGCACTCTCGAAGACCGCCAGGGCGATCTCGAGAAACGGGAACGCATGCTCGAAACGACGCAGAAGCGGCTCGCCGAACGCAGCCGTGTCGTCGAAACCCAGGAACGGGAACTTGAGAAGCTCATCAAGCAGGAGCAGGAAGAGCTCTACAAGATCAGCGGCCTCGACAAGGAGCACGCCACTGAACGCCTGCTCACGAGGCTCGAACACGAACTCAAGAGCGAGACCGGCAGCCTGATCCTCAAGTACGAGCAGGAGCTGAAGACCAACTCCGAGAAGCTCTCCCGCGAGATCATCGGAATGGCCGTTCAGCGGTACGCCTCAGCCCACACCTCCGAAACGACCGTCTCCACCGTCGACATCCCCAGCGACGAAATGAAGGGACGCATCATCGGGCGCGAAGGCCGCAACATTCGCGCCTTCGAGAAGGAAACCGGCGTCGATGTGATCGTCGACGACACCCCCGGCGTCGTTGTCGTCTCCGCGTTCGATACCGTTCGCCGCGAAATCGCCAAGATCGCCCTGCAGAAGCTCATCCAGGACGGTCGCATCCATCCCTCCCGCATCGAGGAAATCGTTCGGGAAACGCAGTCCGAAATGGACGAGCACATCAATCACCTCGGCCGGGAAGCGGCCGACGAGGCAGGCATTACGAACCTGCACGAGAAACTCGTCTACCTGATGGGCCGCCTGCACTTCCGGACCAGCTACAGCCAGAACGTGCTGCGGCACTCGATCGAAGTCTGCCATCTCACGGGACTGCTGGCCGAACAGCTTGGTCTGGACGGCACACTGGCTCGTCGCTGCGGCTTCCTGCACGACATCGGCAAGGCCGCCGACCACGAGATGGAAGGGGGGCACCCCGCCATCGGTGCCGAGCTGCTCAAGCGGTACGGCGAAGGGCCCGAGGTCGTCCATGCTGCGGCCGGACACCACGACGACATCCGCCCCGAGTTCATCTACACCGTACTCACCGCCTCCGCCGACGCCTGCTCCGCATCGCGCCCGGGGGCCCGCCGCGAGACGCTCGAGAAGTACGTCAAACGACTCGAGGAACTCGAAGCCATCGCCTGCGGCTTTCCCGGCGTCAATCAGGTGTACGCTGTTCAGGCCGGCCGCGAGGTGCGCGTGATCGTGGATCCGAAAGACATCAACGACCGCGAAGCAGCCAAGATGGCTCGCGACATTGCCGAAACCATCGAAGAGCAGATGACTTACCCCGGCGAAGTGCGCGTGGTCGTGATGCGGGAAACCCGCGCAATGGGCGTCGCAAAGTAA
- a CDS encoding M20 metallopeptidase family protein, which yields MSNADILELPHESLRKLTAWEESLDEQIARLESRQIEIRRHLHAHPEPSREEIETSRYVAECLTSAGLNARIARDGLGVFADCDLGQCDDDSPRIALRADLDALKIQDAKQTPYASQNPGVCHACGHDAHTSIVLGAALCCAELNGIGNNGDESPSARLRFIFQPAEESADGARWMVEQGAVDDVDAILAVHVDPERQLGTVGIRYGTLTANCDEIGIIVEGKGGHSARPHHTRDPIAAAAHLITALYEFLPRSVDSRNPSVFSVGKLAGGSLPNVIPDRVEILGSLRTIDTATRTRLKDRIEEIVHGAKETSGTSIHLRFFESIDAVYNDPRVTAALEESSRRVVGGENIQYIDHASMGGEDFSAYLSRVPGAMIRLGCAPPGFTAPFLHAPDFDIDERTLAVGTRILLRSALLLAATPRPTSSNG from the coding sequence ATGAGCAACGCTGACATCCTTGAACTGCCGCACGAATCCCTGCGGAAACTGACCGCATGGGAAGAGTCGCTCGACGAGCAGATCGCCCGGCTGGAGAGCCGCCAGATCGAGATCCGTCGACATCTCCACGCCCATCCCGAGCCGAGCCGCGAGGAGATCGAAACCTCCCGCTACGTCGCCGAGTGCCTCACTTCGGCGGGGCTGAATGCCCGCATCGCCCGGGACGGACTGGGAGTGTTTGCCGACTGCGACCTCGGTCAGTGTGACGACGATTCTCCCCGTATCGCCCTCCGGGCCGATCTGGACGCTCTGAAGATCCAGGACGCCAAGCAGACTCCGTATGCTTCGCAGAACCCCGGCGTCTGCCATGCCTGCGGCCACGATGCTCACACCTCGATCGTCCTCGGTGCCGCACTTTGCTGTGCGGAACTGAACGGGATCGGCAACAACGGTGATGAGTCTCCTTCGGCCCGCCTGCGGTTCATTTTCCAGCCGGCCGAAGAGAGTGCCGACGGAGCCCGCTGGATGGTCGAGCAGGGGGCCGTCGACGATGTCGACGCGATCCTCGCGGTTCATGTCGATCCGGAACGGCAGCTCGGTACGGTCGGCATCCGATACGGGACGCTGACCGCCAACTGCGACGAAATCGGCATCATCGTCGAAGGGAAGGGGGGACATTCGGCCCGGCCTCACCACACCAGAGATCCCATCGCCGCTGCGGCTCACCTGATTACCGCCCTCTACGAATTCCTTCCGCGGTCAGTCGATTCGCGAAACCCCTCGGTCTTCAGCGTCGGCAAGCTCGCTGGCGGCAGCCTCCCCAACGTGATTCCCGACCGCGTCGAGATCCTCGGATCGTTGCGAACCATCGACACCGCCACCCGGACCCGCCTGAAGGACCGAATCGAGGAGATCGTCCACGGGGCAAAGGAAACGAGCGGCACGTCGATCCATCTCCGCTTCTTTGAAAGCATCGATGCGGTCTACAACGATCCGCGGGTGACCGCGGCCCTCGAAGAATCCTCCCGTCGGGTCGTCGGTGGGGAGAACATCCAGTACATCGATCACGCGAGCATGGGAGGCGAAGACTTCTCGGCCTATCTCTCCCGCGTCCCCGGGGCAATGATCCGGTTGGGATGCGCCCCGCCCGGGTTCACGGCACCGTTCCTGCACGCCCCCGACTTCGACATCGACGAACGGACGCTGGCGGTCGGAACCAGAATCCTGTTGCGGTCCGCCCTGCTGCTCGCAGCAACTCCCCGTCCCACGTCATCGAACGGGTAG
- a CDS encoding carboxylate-amine ligase: MPALSFNRNDKPSLGVEIELQLVDSRSYALSSSIEDVLNRIPSELEANVKPELMQSYLEINTGICDTVGCVREDLLQTLTALTRVTDDLGLKLFWSATHPFSSWRRQQITVNDRYYQLVELMQDVARRLVTFGLHVHVGVESGDKAVMVCDRMLRHLPLLLALSSNSPFWEGRPTGLHSNRSKIMEGLPTAGLPVQMRNWSEYTWLVNHLVDTGFINTIREIWWDIRPHHNFGTVEIRVCDVPKNLNHVLAITAMVQSLVTAISHEIDEGTYQSEYHPMMVAQNKWRATRFGAHAQLVDSDDYSQRSVQEATDRLVDRLLPIAEQLDCVQELETCRQLPTESGAQQQLALYEETLSRRKVVERMIVDNAWQDSPEEEPSTV; encoded by the coding sequence ATGCCTGCGCTCTCCTTTAACCGCAACGACAAGCCGTCACTGGGCGTGGAAATTGAGCTGCAGCTCGTCGACAGCCGCTCGTACGCGCTCAGCAGTTCGATCGAAGACGTGCTGAACCGCATCCCGTCCGAGCTTGAAGCCAACGTCAAGCCGGAACTGATGCAGAGCTACCTCGAAATCAACACCGGCATCTGCGATACGGTCGGCTGCGTCCGGGAAGACCTGCTGCAGACGCTCACCGCGCTCACGCGCGTCACCGACGACCTTGGACTGAAACTGTTCTGGTCGGCCACCCACCCGTTCTCGTCCTGGCGACGGCAGCAGATCACCGTCAACGACCGCTATTACCAGCTGGTCGAACTGATGCAGGACGTCGCCCGCCGTCTGGTCACCTTCGGGCTGCATGTGCACGTCGGCGTCGAGTCGGGCGACAAGGCGGTGATGGTCTGCGACCGCATGCTGCGGCACCTGCCGTTACTGCTGGCGCTCTCGTCGAATTCGCCGTTCTGGGAAGGCCGTCCCACAGGTCTGCATTCCAACCGATCGAAGATCATGGAAGGCCTGCCCACCGCCGGCCTGCCCGTGCAGATGCGGAACTGGAGTGAGTACACCTGGCTGGTCAACCACCTCGTCGACACGGGATTCATCAACACGATCCGCGAAATCTGGTGGGACATCCGTCCGCACCATAACTTCGGTACCGTCGAGATCCGCGTCTGTGATGTCCCCAAGAACCTCAACCATGTGCTGGCGATCACGGCGATGGTCCAGTCGCTTGTAACCGCCATCTCGCACGAGATCGATGAGGGGACTTACCAGTCGGAGTACCATCCGATGATGGTCGCGCAGAACAAATGGCGGGCCACCCGCTTCGGCGCACACGCTCAACTCGTCGACAGCGACGACTACAGCCAACGGAGCGTTCAGGAAGCGACCGACCGACTGGTCGATCGGCTGCTCCCCATTGCCGAACAGCTCGACTGCGTACAGGAACTGGAGACCTGCCGGCAGCTCCCGACCGAATCGGGAGCGCAGCAGCAACTGGCGCTGTACGAAGAGACGCTCAGCCGGCGGAAGGTCGTCGAACGGATGATCGTCGACAACGCCTGGCAGGATTCGCCCGAAGAGGAGCCGTCAACGGTCTGA